A DNA window from Thermosynechococcaceae cyanobacterium Okahandja contains the following coding sequences:
- a CDS encoding NfeD family protein, which translates to MALSPFWIWCIVAVILFLMEFFLPTAFVEATLGISALIVAFASLLIPSFPLQVVLWIGLSVVVVFLMRRYQPKRTAPVLKEAAEAQTLTQILPGETGRVLYEGISWQARCDDPQMAIDEHQRVIIIGRQGTTLIVMPEDALGS; encoded by the coding sequence ATGGCGCTGTCACCCTTCTGGATTTGGTGCATTGTGGCAGTGATTCTGTTTTTAATGGAGTTTTTCCTGCCCACTGCCTTTGTAGAAGCCACCCTCGGCATTAGTGCATTGATCGTGGCTTTTGCCTCCCTGCTCATTCCTAGTTTTCCGCTGCAGGTGGTGCTCTGGATTGGTTTATCGGTGGTGGTGGTGTTCCTGATGCGCCGCTACCAGCCAAAGCGAACGGCTCCTGTACTTAAAGAGGCGGCTGAGGCACAAACTCTAACCCAAATTTTGCCCGGAGAAACGGGGCGAGTCCTTTACGAGGGTATTTCGTGGCAAGCCCGGTGTGATGATCCACAGATGGCCATTGACGAACACCAACGGGTGATCATTATTGGCCGCCAAGGAACGACCCTCATTGTGATGCCCGAGGATGCCCTTGGTTCCTAA
- a CDS encoding EI24 domain-containing protein, translated as MLRQLWSAIQRFQGGFLAFGRGLHFIGRHRLWAYLVLPALLSVLLGVALIVGAFTAVQTLGDQVLPLGQWQWFYDAVVDVVAVAIALFLALIGYQTLIPLLVIPFLGPLLNRVEQITVGHALEVGWQRDLLNALVGGWLALRDAVVQLVCLLLSFLCGPVQPVVMVLVNSYFLGRGSFDYLLEKHSQTLKERQRLTRAYTPEIYGLGLAQCLGLLIPIVGLLLVPAVGVVAAALLVHELPPSAVAPRSHALPRR; from the coding sequence GTGCTGCGGCAACTTTGGTCGGCCATTCAACGGTTTCAAGGTGGTTTTCTGGCTTTTGGCCGTGGGTTGCACTTTATTGGCCGCCATCGCCTGTGGGCGTATCTGGTTCTGCCTGCACTCCTGAGTGTGTTACTGGGGGTAGCCCTGATTGTGGGTGCCTTTACGGCGGTGCAAACCCTTGGGGATCAGGTGCTGCCGTTGGGACAGTGGCAATGGTTTTATGATGCGGTGGTGGACGTGGTGGCGGTGGCGATCGCGCTGTTTTTGGCTCTGATTGGCTACCAAACCCTCATTCCTTTGTTGGTTATTCCCTTTCTTGGCCCCCTCCTCAATCGTGTTGAGCAAATTACCGTGGGTCACGCCCTTGAGGTGGGTTGGCAACGGGATCTATTGAATGCGCTGGTGGGCGGTTGGTTAGCGCTGCGGGATGCGGTTGTGCAACTGGTGTGTTTGTTGCTATCGTTCTTGTGCGGCCCGGTGCAGCCGGTGGTAATGGTGCTTGTCAATAGTTACTTTTTAGGTCGCGGCAGTTTTGATTACCTGCTGGAAAAGCACAGTCAGACGTTGAAGGAGCGGCAGCGTTTGACCCGAGCCTACACCCCAGAAATTTACGGGCTGGGTTTAGCCCAGTGTCTGGGGTTGCTGATTCCTATTGTTGGTCTGTTGTTGGTGCCTGCTGTTGGGGTGGTTGCCGCTGCCCTGTTAGTTCATGAGTTGCCCCCGAGTGCAGTTGCGCCGCGATCCCATGCGCTTCCTCGGCGTTGA
- a CDS encoding DUF429 domain-containing protein has protein sequence MSCPRVQLRRDPMRFLGVDLGWMGGESGYCCLEGQGDHLTLCVLGRAANTQVLLEWIERDAPEAAMIGVDAPLVIPNARGMRTCDRHAHQLLGRFHAGCYPANQGCRFAPYTTGFSHALAERGFGHAPTVAPRQPGRFQIEVFPHATAVALFRLQRIIKYKKGSLALRRQGLGQLQGLIETGLPQCHPSLKVQFPQPLPTTGKGLKALEDQLDALLCAYTAASWWYWGSDRHWVLGGATFSEQPASLEAYLSTGYIVVPRPPA, from the coding sequence ATGAGTTGCCCCCGAGTGCAGTTGCGCCGCGATCCCATGCGCTTCCTCGGCGTTGATTTGGGTTGGATGGGGGGCGAGTCGGGCTACTGTTGCCTTGAGGGGCAAGGGGATCACCTGACCCTCTGCGTTCTAGGACGTGCGGCCAATACCCAGGTGCTTCTGGAGTGGATTGAGCGGGATGCCCCCGAAGCGGCAATGATTGGGGTCGATGCCCCACTCGTTATTCCCAATGCTCGCGGTATGCGCACCTGCGATCGCCATGCCCATCAGTTGCTGGGTCGCTTTCATGCGGGCTGCTATCCTGCGAATCAGGGCTGTCGCTTTGCTCCCTATACCACAGGATTTAGCCATGCCCTTGCGGAGCGCGGCTTTGGCCATGCCCCTACCGTTGCGCCCCGCCAACCGGGGCGCTTTCAAATTGAGGTCTTTCCCCACGCGACCGCCGTGGCCCTCTTCCGGCTACAGCGGATTATTAAGTACAAGAAAGGCTCCCTTGCCCTACGTCGTCAGGGGTTAGGGCAGTTACAGGGGTTGATTGAAACCGGGCTGCCCCAGTGTCATCCGTCCCTGAAGGTTCAGTTCCCGCAACCGCTGCCAACTACCGGCAAGGGGCTGAAGGCGCTGGAGGATCAACTGGATGCGCTGCTGTGTGCCTATACGGCGGCCTCCTGGTGGTACTGGGGGAGCGATCGCCACTGGGTTTTGGGGGGAGCCACGTTTTCGGAGCAACCGGCGAGTCTGGAGGCCTACCTGAGCACGGGCTATATTGTTGTGCC